GACTCCGGCAAGGTCTCTTGCAGTAGAAAGTATTCTTTCGTTACTTTTGACTACTTGGTTCAGGCGATCGTTCTCTTGGTGAAGCGCTTCCAGATCCATGATCCTTCTTAAGACGGAACCGGCCATTTCCCCTACGATCTTTAAGAACTCGAGATCCTCGATCGTATAATCTTCGCCCTCTATAGTTTTACTTAATATAATAATTCCATAAAATTCGTCGTAGCTACGAATAGGAATTAGCATCTCTGCTTCCGTTTTTTCGAGGATCTCTTTCTCCTTTTTAGGTGGAGAATGTTTTAAGATCTCTTTTGCATACACTACCGACGGAGTTTTTAAAGCTGCTTGATAACTTTCATCCCCAACTTCTAAGACCCAATCAGGATCGGCGCCTATTCCTTGAGCTTCCACGACTCTAAGGACATCATATTCTCCATTTGTAGAAGAGAATATTACTATGGATTCTGCCCCGATCTGCCCCTGGATGGAAAAACTTAAGTTCTCGAAAAAATTGGTAAAATCTTTAGATGCGGAAATCTCTTTAGAAATTTCGAAAGCAGATAAATAGTTCTCTAATTTTTTACGGGACGCTATCTGTAGGTCGATAGGCATCGTAGAATAATCGGAATCATCGTCGAATAAGAACTGCGCATTCTCAGTATCGTTTTGTTCTTTGCTGAAAGGGCGACCTGCTTCTTGGCTTGCCTGGTTTTCAGCATCCTTGACCCAATCGTCAAACGGATCTTTAATTGTATCCGGCTTGGAGAGTCCAGACGGAATTTCTTCCTCTTCTTTTACTTCTTCCGCTTTTGACAATAAACCTTTCGCTGGAGTTTCTTCCGAAAGATCTCCGAAATCTGCACCTAGATCCGAATCCCCTAATCCCAATCCAAGATCAGGATCTACTTCAAAATCAGATTCTTCTTCTGCAGCAGAACCGAAGTCCGTGGAAGACAGATCGAAATCAGTGTTTACGTTTTCTCCAAAACTTTCCGAACCGAAATCGATATCTCCGAAATCCGCAGATGGGGAATCGAAACTAAAATCTTCTTCGGAGGAAGTAGAAGCAGTTGCCGGCTCAAAGTTAGTAGGATCTTCATAAACGGAAGGCGCTTTCTCCTTTCGCCCGCCGAAGTCCATAGCCTTTTCCAAAAGTCCTTTGGCACGTACTGCCATGGATTTTTTTAAAAGAGAAGGTTTTTCTACTCCGGAAACCGCAACCGAAGATGTTTTAGCTCCGGATTCCAAATTCCCGGAACGAATAAGACGAGTGACCTTGTCTAACAAACCCATCGTCAAACGCCGATTTGTTTCATTAATTTCTTATAAAGTTCGAAATAGTCGGAACGTGAGAAGTCACGGATCATTTCATCAGGAAGATTACCGAGTAGCTCATCCAGATAGAGAAGAATTCGTTTCATCTCATCTTGAGTCGGAATTGCCTCGCTCGTTTCGGGTTCTTCCGTTGCAGCACCTGCTTGGCGAATCTCTTCTAAAGGAGAAAGTTCATCCTCGTCCGCATACTCGTCCAAAATAAAGTTCAGTTCCGGTTCCGGAGCCAATCTTTCTATAGTTGGAACAATCTTCTCTCCACCTATATTCTCTTCTAAATCCAAACCTGAAATCTGGATATCGTCTTCTAAAGAGCCTAACGCGTTTAAGTCGTTTGCTTCGGGTGGAGAAGATAATAATGCGTCTAAATCTTCGGAATCCACTCCTTCTGGAGCTTCGTCTGAGAGTAAGTTCCCTAATTCGTCATTGGATAATGTAATCGGTTCATCCGCGTCGTCTCCCAGATCCCAGTCAGAAGGAGCTGATACTGCATTCTCCTCCCCTGCTCCAAGATCGTTCAGATTCGCAACAGGTCCGTCCCAATCTATATCATAATCCGATGATACATCAGGCGTTCCAATGTCCTCCAACTCGTTGATAGGAAGAGAGATCGGTTCGTCCGAATCTTCCATCAGATCGGAGGAGGCGGTTTCCACTTCCGGCTCTTCTTCCAATAAATGCCCTAACTCATCTTCAGAGAGTGCAATAGGTTCATCTGCGTCAGTATCTAAGCTGAAATCTCCGAATTCTACCGGTGCGGCATCATCATGTTCTATAGGTGGAGCGTCCGCAAATATGTCCGCATCAGAATCTTCTTCTCCGGAAGATAGTAAGTCACCTAATTCGTCGTCAGAGAGTGCGATCGGCTCGTCCGCCTCTTCCGAATCGAAAGTGGATACGGATCCGTCTTCTCCTGCGAGTAAATTCCCAAGTTCATCATCGGAAAGTGCAATCGGCTCGTCATCTTCCAAGTCTGCGGAAAGATCTAAGGAAGTTCCGGCATGTTCTTCTTCCTCTTCCGTTCCGGAGGATAATAAATTTCCAAGCTCGTCGTCTGAAAGTGCGATAGGTTCATCTGGATCAGAAGGTTCAGAGAAAAAATCTTGCTCAGAAGTTTCTACAGGCGAGAAGTCTATATCCGCAGAACTTCCCAAAATATCTTCGTCGCTTGCAGAAGTGAAGTCTCCCAAGGATTCTTCGAACGCTTTCTCTTCCGACCTGGCATTATCTTCGAAATCTCCCAGATCTAATCCCGTATCTAAAGGATTTTCTTCTTCGTTCATTCCGAAGCTGTCAAAATCGGAAACAGGAAGAGAGATGGACTCTTCTTCTCCGCCGAATTCGTCTTTTGCTCCTTCAGGCTCCGAATCAAAATTAAAATCGCTTAGGTCTAATTCGGAAGAAGAGTCGTCCCCTTCTTCCATTCCAAACTCAGACTCTGCTGTAGGAGCTCCTACAGAATCAAGATCATCCATTTGGATGTTTCCGATCTCGTCCTCATCACCGGAGGATAATAAATTGCCCAACTCGTCGTCTGAAAGTGCGATAGGCTCGTTTGCCTCTTCTTCCATATCCAAGTCGGAAGAAGTATGTTCTTCGGATACGGAACCAAGATCCAGATCGCCGAAATCTCCCAATTCATCGAAAGAAGTTTTGCTCTCGGAAGAATCGCCATCTCCTCCTAACAAATGATCCAGTTCGTCTGTGGAAAGTGCGATATCCTTCTCTTCTTCCCCTTCGAAGTTAATATCCTCTGTTAATTCGGAAGAAGGTGTGGAAATATCTTCTCCGCCCAGATCTCCGAATCCTTCTTCTTCCATATTAGGACTAAAGTCCTCAGCCATTATATCGTCTAACTCATGTTCGGAGAGAGAGATCGGGCCTTCGTCGTCCGAAATTATTTCGTCTTCGAATGTTTTGGAACCGGATTCTTCCGGAGCGGAAACTTCTTCCTCGTCCATAGAGAAGTCCGCAAGATTGGAACCTATATCAATATTATGTAATTCGTCATCTGAAAGTGAAATCGGAGTTTCGTCGTCCAGATCCGTGTCGGAGAGTCCTACTACTTCGTCTTGGTCGGAAGAATCCCCTCCCCAATCGAATGGTTGATCGTCTGAATGGAATGCGGAAGAAGGGACTTCTCCTGGTTGAGAGAAATCTCCCAAGTCCAAAGAACCCAAATCTCCGAACGCTTCCTCTTGATTTTCAGAAGAAGAAGGAGAAGATTCTTTCCACGAAGGAGCGGAGGAAGAAGATGTTGGAGGAGAATTCAGATCGTCGTCAATATCTAGGAGCCTATCGATCTCCGCGTCGATCATTGGATCTGTCAGTTCGAAATCAAAGTCCTCGTCCAGATGGACAGATTCGTCCAGTTGGCTTAAGTCTGAACCGAAATCAGTTTCTTCCGGTTCGAAACTAGGAAGATCCTCCGGATAATCATCTCCAGAGGAAGCGAGTAATTCTTCAAAACCTTCGCTATCTAGAGAATCTCCCGGAACGGAATCGAAATTAAAATCGGAGGAATCGCTGTCACTAGCTAAGAGAGAATCTATTTCATCCAAGCTCATTTCACTCGGATCAAAATCCTCTCCACTTCCAGCCGGAAACCCCTCTCCCTCGTCTATCGTAAAATCGTCCGCCATGCTTCCTACAGTATGCTAAAAATCCGTCTGTCTAATTCGGAGGATCTCCTAAGTTGCAGGAAATACAATCCGAAAAAATTTCGAGAGGTCCCCTTATATTAGAGGGCCTCATCTTTTATATTGGGAAACTTCTTCGGACTTAACCGATAGAAGGTTCCCTTAATAATTTTCGGAATTTGGAACCCCTAAATATTAGCGGGAAGCCGCTAAAATTCGGGTTTTTGCTTTTAGGACGAGAGTATTTTTCTCGTTGGAGGCAGGAAGAGCTTCCGCTTCTTCTAGGGCTTTTTGAGCGGCGGCCAGGTCGATATCTTCTTTCAGGCTACCGTGATCCGTCAAAATCGTAACTTTATTGTCTCTTACTTCGAAAAACCCGCCTTCGATCGCGGCGATTTTGGTTTTATTTCCTTGTCGGACTTCCAATACGCCGATTCCAAGCAAGGAAACGAGAGAAGTATGGCCCGGATACACTCCGAAAAACCCTTCGCTTCCTGGCACGACGATGCTGTCCGCATCGCCATGGAAGAGTAGTTTTTCTGGAGAGATTACCGATACGTCTAGCTTGGCTGCCATCGATTATGCTCTCAGGTTTTTGGACTTCTCGATCGCGTCTTCTATGGTTCCTACCATGTAGAAGGCTTGCTCTGGAAGGTGGTCACAATTTCCGGCAATTAACTCTTTGAACGAGCGAACTGTATCGGAAAGTTTTACGTATTTTCCAGGAGATCCAGTGAATACTTCAGCTACGTGGAAAGGCTGAGAGAGGAACTTCTCGATCTTTCTTGCACGCGCCACCAGGACTTTATCGTCCTCAGAAAGTTCGTCCATACCAAGGATCGCGATAATATCCTGAAGATCTTTATAACGCTGAAGTATCCTTTGAACTTCACGAGCAACACCGTAGTGTTCCGCACCCAGAACTTCTGCGTTCATCACGCGGGAAGTAGAATCGAGCGGGTCAACCGCTGGATAAATCCCTTTGTCGGAGATCGCACGAGAAAGAACCGTAGTCGCATCCAAGTGAGCAAACGCGTTTGCAGGAGCAGGGTCAGTCAAGTCGTCCGCAGGAACGTAAATCGCCTGAACGGAAGTGATGGATCCCTTACGAGTGGAAGTAATACGCTCTTGAAGAGCACCCATCTCTGTGGAAAGAGTAGGTTGGTATCCAACCGCAGAAGGCATACGTCCGAGTAGAGCGGATACTTCAGATCCTGCTTGGGAGAAACGGAAGATATTATCTACGAAGAGTAATACGTCTGTTCCGATGGAATCGCGGAAATGTTCCGCCATAGTAAGTGCGGAAAGTGCTACACGGAGACGAGCACCAGGCGGTTCATTCATCTGACCATAACAAAGTACGGTCTTGTTGATAACTCCGGATTCTTTCATCTCTCTCCAGAGGTCGTTTCCTTCTCTGGTTCTTTCGCCAACACCAGCGAATACTGAGAATCCACCGTGTTGTTTCGCGATATTGTTGATCAACTCTTGGATAAGAACTGTCTTACCTACTCCGGCTCCTCCGAAGAGTCCTGTCTTTCCACCTTTGATATAAGGAGCGAGAAGGTCGATAACCTTGATCCCTGTTTCGAATACTTCCGTTTTAGGAGAAAGATCTTCGTAACTAGGAGCGGCTCTATGAATAGGCTTACGCTCTTTCACTTGGATAGGAGCGCCTTCGTCGACTGGTTCTCCCAGAACGTTAAAGATCCTTCCGAGGGTTGCGTCCCCAACCGGAACAGAAATAGGAGCTCCGGTATCGGAAACTTCCTGTCCTCTTACAAGTCCGTCAGTGGAAGAAAGAGCGATCGCTCTTACTGCGCTACCACCGATATGCTGCTGCACTTCGGCGATAATTTTTTCCTTTTTGCCTTCTACGACCGCGTCGATTTCAAGCGCGTTAAAAATTTCGGGCAGATGTCCGGACTCGAATTCGATATCCAAAACGGATCCGATGATTTGTTTTACTTTACCTTTGCTCATCCAAGTACTCCAATACCAGAACTAGTTTAGCGAGTCCGCACCCGCTACGATCTCCGAGATCTCCTGAGTGATTTTTGCCTGACGTATACGGTTGTAACCGCGGGTCAGGAGTTTGATCATCTCGGAGGCCGCGTCCGTTGCGGATTTCATGGCCACGCGCTTTGCGATCTGCTCGGAACAATTCGCTTCCAAGATCGCTTTTAAAAATGCAGTTTTTACGACTAAAGGAAGAAGCGATTCCAAAATATCAGCCGGGCTCGGCTCATATAGGACGTTAGAACCAACGTTAGCTTCTCCTTGTGCTTCGAACGGAAGAACCTTAGTAACCTCAGGCTCTTGGTTTGCGGAAGAATGATAAACTGTGGAGATAATTTCCACGGAATCCACTTCTTCACTTGCAAACAAACCTAAGAAGAAGTCCGCGAACTCTTCCGCTTCCTTGTAACCGGACTTGTCGTCGATATGTGTGTAGGATTTTTCTATTTTCTCTTTTGCGAATTGGAAATAGGAAATTCCCTTTTTACCTACGACAAAAAGTCGAACATTCACGCCCTGATCTTTCAATTCTTGGATGCGAGTTCTCGCTAAACGGATGGTCTTGGAGTTGTATCCTCCGCAAAGACCTCTGTTAGCAGTGATCACAAGAAGAGCGATCGAACGGATCGTATTCGGTTTTCTTAAATAAGGACTCTTTACTACGGAAGCAAGGGATGCAAGCGCTCCCACCAACTCTTTAATTTTGTTAGAGAATGGATGGGACGCGTTCACCCGATCACTCAACTTTTTGGATTTAGCCGTAGCGACCATTTCCATAGTTCGAGTGATCTTCCGAGTGTTTTTAACGGAACTGATCCGTTTCTTTATTTCCCTGGGTGTAGCCAAGATTTTTCTCCGCTTACTTCAGGTTCCTAACAAAGTCGGCTGCGATAGAGGCAATTACCTCTCCCAGTTTTCCTTCGTCCGAAATTTTCTTTTCGGTGCGAATTGCGTTCAATACCTCAGGTTGTTGAGTGCGAAGAACGTTTAGTAAATGTGCTCCGAACTCTCTTACCTTAGGAACTGGGACCTTGTCCATATGCCCTCTGGTTACCGCAAAAATTTCGACCACTTGCTCTTCTACAGGATAAGGGCTGGAAACAGGCTGCTTCAACATCTCAACGATACGATATCCTCTGTCCAACTGCGCTTGAGTTACCGGGTCTAAGTCGGTTCCGAGCTGAGCAAACGCTTCCAACTCCCTGAACTGAGCTAATTCCAGTTTCATCTTTCCTGCGACTTGTTTCATCGCTTTGATCTGAGCGGCGGAACCAACACGAGATACGGAGATACCCACATCCACTGCAGGACGAACTCCGGATGCGAACAAGTTGGATTGCAGATAGATCTGACCATCGGTGATCGAAATCACGTTAGTCGGGATATAAGCGGAAACCTCGCCCTCTTGGGTCTCGATGATAGGAAGCGCGGTCAAAGAACCTGCTCCGTATT
The window above is part of the Leptospira licerasiae serovar Varillal str. VAR 010 genome. Proteins encoded here:
- a CDS encoding GAF domain-containing protein; protein product: MGLLDKVTRLIRSGNLESGAKTSSVAVSGVEKPSLLKKSMAVRAKGLLEKAMDFGGRKEKAPSVYEDPTNFEPATASTSSEEDFSFDSPSADFGDIDFGSESFGENVNTDFDLSSTDFGSAAEEESDFEVDPDLGLGLGDSDLGADFGDLSEETPAKGLLSKAEEVKEEEEIPSGLSKPDTIKDPFDDWVKDAENQASQEAGRPFSKEQNDTENAQFLFDDDSDYSTMPIDLQIASRKKLENYLSAFEISKEISASKDFTNFFENLSFSIQGQIGAESIVIFSSTNGEYDVLRVVEAQGIGADPDWVLEVGDESYQAALKTPSVVYAKEILKHSPPKKEKEILEKTEAEMLIPIRSYDEFYGIIILSKTIEGEDYTIEDLEFLKIVGEMAGSVLRRIMDLEALHQENDRLNQVVKSNERILSTARDLAGVRDMDEAYDYLVEVLKKELGLRRWSFLLLDRSTRKEYKVFGTNLLTPDTSGKFRLGLDSNLVGIVANVPGVFRIANFRKNPELLSQLSNDEIGLMHDFDILPFLNLNWLVGMLFIHETERPWTDTDRETAVGISEIASPVLSNLLMLEERDAVFRDPFSPVESRIDEAISRASKIGTPFSLTVFKVQNATRMVRIKGAGFFAHYCEELRTSIQENLGETDYCYRVGQGKYVVVLDGKDREETQIVVRKIRNRIVELDRKNKDFQTSTANQTLCYPADTREKERMLELIEES
- the atpC gene encoding ATP synthase F1 subunit epsilon — its product is MAAKLDVSVISPEKLLFHGDADSIVVPGSEGFFGVYPGHTSLVSLLGIGVLEVRQGNKTKIAAIEGGFFEVRDNKVTILTDHGSLKEDIDLAAAQKALEEAEALPASNEKNTLVLKAKTRILAASR
- the atpD gene encoding F0F1 ATP synthase subunit beta, whose protein sequence is MSKGKVKQIIGSVLDIEFESGHLPEIFNALEIDAVVEGKKEKIIAEVQQHIGGSAVRAIALSSTDGLVRGQEVSDTGAPISVPVGDATLGRIFNVLGEPVDEGAPIQVKERKPIHRAAPSYEDLSPKTEVFETGIKVIDLLAPYIKGGKTGLFGGAGVGKTVLIQELINNIAKQHGGFSVFAGVGERTREGNDLWREMKESGVINKTVLCYGQMNEPPGARLRVALSALTMAEHFRDSIGTDVLLFVDNIFRFSQAGSEVSALLGRMPSAVGYQPTLSTEMGALQERITSTRKGSITSVQAIYVPADDLTDPAPANAFAHLDATTVLSRAISDKGIYPAVDPLDSTSRVMNAEVLGAEHYGVAREVQRILQRYKDLQDIIAILGMDELSEDDKVLVARARKIEKFLSQPFHVAEVFTGSPGKYVKLSDTVRSFKELIAGNCDHLPEQAFYMVGTIEDAIEKSKNLRA
- the atpG gene encoding ATP synthase F1 subunit gamma — protein: MATPREIKKRISSVKNTRKITRTMEMVATAKSKKLSDRVNASHPFSNKIKELVGALASLASVVKSPYLRKPNTIRSIALLVITANRGLCGGYNSKTIRLARTRIQELKDQGVNVRLFVVGKKGISYFQFAKEKIEKSYTHIDDKSGYKEAEEFADFFLGLFASEEVDSVEIISTVYHSSANQEPEVTKVLPFEAQGEANVGSNVLYEPSPADILESLLPLVVKTAFLKAILEANCSEQIAKRVAMKSATDAASEMIKLLTRGYNRIRQAKITQEISEIVAGADSLN